Within the Pseudomonas guangdongensis genome, the region GCCTGGCTACGTCCGCGGATCTGCTGCTCGTCGGGCAGACGCAGCACCTGGCCGGCTTTCAGGCGGTTGATGTTGCCGCCGACGAAGGCCTGCGGGTTGAGCTCCTGCAGGGCCAGCATGGTCTGGTGTACCGACACCGCAGCGCTCGGCCGGACCCGGGCCGCGATCTTCCACAGGGTATCGTCGCGACCGGTGCGATAGCGGTCGCTGGCGGGCACGGATGCGGGCGCAGCCTCGGCGCGCAGCACCGGCGCCGGACGCGCGACCGGGGGTGCGGCCTGGGACTGGCGGGGCGGCACAGGCGCAGACAGCGGGGGGCGCGCGGCGGCAACGGGGACAGGAGTCGGTGCCGGCGCAGCGACCGGCGCAGCGCGCTGCACGGGTTGCGCCGCAGGCAGCGGGGCGGCCGCGGTGGCCACCGGCAGGCTGGGCAGCGCGGCCGCTGCGGCGGGAGCATACAGCGGCGGGTCGAGCAGCACGGTGTACTCGCGCAGCAGGCGACCATTGGGCCACAGCACCTCGACCAGGAAGTTCAGGTAGGGCTCGCGCACCGGCTTGTCGGAGGTGACGCGGATCACGCTGCGCCCGTTGGCCTGCACCACCGGGGTGAACTTGAGGCCGGTGAGGAAGTACGGACGGTCGATGCCGACCTTGCCGAACTCCTCCACCGAGGCCAGCGCCGAGCGCAGCTCGGCGACTTGCAGGCCGCGCACATCCAGCAGCTCGATTTCCGCCTCCAGCGGCTGATCCAGCGCGGACTTCAGCGCAATCTCGCCCAGACCCAGCGCGTGCGCCAGGCCGGAAGTCAACGCCGAGGCAGCGGCAACGGCCAGCACCAGTTTGCGAACCCGAAGCATAGATTTGGTCCTTTTCTCTTTCAGTCCCCGCCCTGCACGCCAAGGCGCCACAGGTGGCACGGCACCCGGCGGGGCGACTGCGATGCACAACCTGCGGGCTCGGCCGGCAAGATTTCGCGCCAGTATCTTTTACGGCCGGGGGTTAAGCAACAACTCCGCCAACTGCACGGCGTTGAGCGCCGCGCCTTTGCGCACGTTATCCGACACAATCCACAAATCGAGCTGGCAGGGATCGTGCAGGCCCCGGCGCAAGCGGCCGACATACACGCTCTCCTGCCCCACCGCATCGCCCACCGCGGTCGGCCAGTCGCCGGCCTCGATGCGCTCCACCCCCGGCGCCGTATCCAGGCAGCGTTCCACCGCCTCCAGATCGACCGGCGCGGCGCACTGCAGGCTGACCGCTAGGCTGTCGCCGAAGAACACCGGTGCCTGAACGCAGGTCGCCGCCACCGGCAGCTCGGGCAGTGCCAGCACCTCGCGCAACTCGCCGGCCAGGCGGCGCTCGTCGACCCCGTGACCGTCTTCCTCGGCGCCGCTCGCCGCCAGCAGGTTGAAGGCGATCTGCCGACCGAACATTCCGGGCTCCAGCGGGCGGGCATTGAGCAGCTGGGCGGTCTGCCGGGCCAGCTCCTCGATGCCCTCGCGCCCGTGGGCGGAGACCGCCAGGCAGGCGGTGAGCGTCACCCGCCGCAGCGCCAGCAGCCCGGCCAGCGGCGCCAGCACCTCGGCCAGCGCCACCACCGCCGGCAGCGGCGCACGCACCTGTCGGCCGACCAGCGCCTGCGGATTGGCCTGCGCAGCCACGCAAGGCGTGCTGCCGGGTGCGCCGCTCAGGT harbors:
- a CDS encoding aspartate-semialdehyde dehydrogenase; this translates as MNRTFDIAVIGATSLVGEALLELLDEREFPVGKLTALACDEAIGQVASFRERNLRVRALDAFDLTDVALVFVLEPLAPAQRARIEAAGCALVDLSGAPGSTPCVAAQANPQALVGRQVRAPLPAVVALAEVLAPLAGLLALRRVTLTACLAVSAHGREGIEELARQTAQLLNARPLEPGMFGRQIAFNLLAASGAEEDGHGVDERRLAGELREVLALPELPVAATCVQAPVFFGDSLAVSLQCAAPVDLEAVERCLDTAPGVERIEAGDWPTAVGDAVGQESVYVGRLRRGLHDPCQLDLWIVSDNVRKGAALNAVQLAELLLNPRP